The Nyctibius grandis isolate bNycGra1 chromosome 3, bNycGra1.pri, whole genome shotgun sequence genome window below encodes:
- the ANKRD46 gene encoding ankyrin repeat domain-containing protein 46 codes for MSYVFVNDSSQTNVPLLQACIDGDFNYSKRLLESGFDPNIRDSRGRTGLHLAAARGNVDICQLLHKFGADLLATDYQGNTALHLCGHVDTIQFLVSNGLKIDICNHQGATPLVLAKRRGVNKDVIRLLESLEEQEVKGFNRGAHSKLETMQTAESESAMESHSLLNPNLQQGEGVLSSFRTTWQEFVEDLGFWRVLLLIIVIALLSLGIAYYVSGVLPFVENQPELVH; via the exons ATGTCCTACGTGTTTGTAAACGACTCTTCCCAGACAAATGTGCCGCTGCTGCAGGCTTGCATCGATGGAGATTTTAACTATTCCAAACGACTGTTAGAGAGCGGTTTCGACCCAAATATTCGTGACAGCCGAGGCCGAACTGGCCTTCACCTTGCTGCAGCCAGAGGAAATGTAGACATCTGTCAACTCTTGCATAAATTTGGTGCTGACCTACTAGCCACTGATTACCAAGGTAACACAGCCCTTCACCTCTGTGGGCACGTGGATACCATCCAGTTCCTGGTTTCTAATGGACTTAAAATTGATATTTG CAATCACCAAGGTGCAACACCGCTTGTTCTTGCAAAACGAAGGGGTGTGAATAAAGATGTGATTAGACTGCTGGAATCTTTAGAGGAGCAAGAGGTGAAAGGATTTAACAGAGGAGCTCACTCAAAGCTGGAAACGATGCAAACTGCTGAAAGCGAAAg TGCAATGGAAAGCCATTCCCTCCTTAATCCAAACCTACAGCAAGGTGAAGGAGTTCTTTCCAGTTTCCGCACGACATGGCAAGAATTTGTGGAAGACCTGGGCTTCTGGAGGGTGCTGCTCCTCATCATTGTCATTGCTCTTCTGTCACTTGGAATCGCATACTATGTTAGTGGGGTGCTTCCTTTTGTAGAAAACCAGCCTGAGCTGGTGCACTGA